One stretch of Hymenobacter chitinivorans DSM 11115 DNA includes these proteins:
- a CDS encoding TonB-dependent receptor has product MQQIYPVLLAAALLPAVPAAAAPTGGEAPHRTPTSKAAAKRKPVVRKPVSTTPDPAEATVGGVVLTNTGDPLPGATIFIKGTFIGTSTDQLGKFSLNASFDNGPVELLVAYVGYESQLVKLTKRDNLLSVVLAPSATLLNETVVSASRVEENILRAPVTIDKVSGRQIERISTPEVLAGLGQLPGVDVNSASMLFTSVSTRGFNTAKSERVIQLVDYMDTALPSLNLSPGNLVGIPELDMESIELIHGPASALYGANALSGVILFNSKDPFVYDGLSLRLRGGERNLLDGQLRYAKKLGEKFAIKLNASAFQANDWIATNREATSFSTNAADSPLGYDAVSSYGEISNVFSPYQNRPATGTTPAYKVNPELYGKTVYMPGFTEQELIGPDQKTKSYRVQGAVSYLIKDDLKLTLEAKRGVGTSTYQNQSRFRIKGLGTNQYRAELKSSKGFIRAYSTEDFTGSSYELTQLSAQIQGSPTSEGGTTKYYQQYFYIFNQTYTQARSANMSVEAAQAAAKAAADASQLKASDPRFATLRDKISNDDQPGRGAQQNFNSFLNDISAQRSFHISDAGTDLILGGAYREYRLGSGGKLFSDAEGSRIRNYEYGAYTQLTQSLLEDHLKLALAARIDLFQNFDPSFSPRASAVYSFGKDKQHNFRASYGQAFRSPSQTDQYLRSDVNTFILLGNLNGFQGYSFTNAEGKSYTPGTSLAGYELTVDKLKLERVNTVEVGYKGAIIPNVYVDASYFRSRYNDFIGGTAFVGNVDGTRPTPAQVNAAIPSNFTDASASPARIIYASYNSHQEVRTQGATVGLTYYAHKAFNIGGNYSLNVLDRSNLPSNFRTYFNTPKHKYNLNVGGIVLKNLSYSVNYRWAQGHRQELPFASGNVRDYSSTDAYLGYTVPKLATTLQAGVSNLFDANNTQIIGGPQIGRLAFLGVLVNVK; this is encoded by the coding sequence ATGCAACAAATTTATCCCGTTCTGCTGGCGGCAGCCCTGCTGCCCGCCGTGCCTGCTGCTGCCGCCCCCACCGGGGGTGAGGCGCCGCACCGCACTCCCACCTCCAAGGCCGCGGCCAAGCGCAAGCCCGTCGTCCGTAAACCCGTAAGTACAACCCCCGACCCCGCCGAAGCTACCGTGGGCGGCGTAGTACTCACCAACACCGGCGACCCACTCCCGGGCGCTACCATCTTCATCAAGGGCACCTTCATTGGCACCAGCACCGACCAGCTGGGTAAGTTCAGCCTGAACGCCTCCTTCGACAACGGCCCGGTGGAACTGCTGGTAGCCTACGTGGGCTACGAAAGCCAGCTGGTAAAGCTCACCAAGCGCGACAACCTGCTGAGCGTCGTGCTGGCTCCCAGCGCCACGCTGCTGAACGAAACCGTAGTATCGGCCTCGCGGGTGGAGGAAAACATCCTGCGCGCCCCGGTTACCATCGACAAGGTGTCGGGCCGGCAGATTGAGCGCATCAGCACGCCGGAAGTATTGGCCGGTTTGGGGCAGCTGCCGGGCGTGGATGTCAACTCGGCCTCGATGCTCTTTACCAGCGTCAGCACCCGGGGCTTCAACACGGCCAAGAGTGAGCGGGTGATTCAGCTGGTGGACTACATGGACACGGCCCTGCCCAGCCTGAACCTGAGCCCGGGCAACCTGGTGGGCATTCCCGAGCTGGATATGGAGAGCATCGAGCTCATCCACGGCCCGGCTTCGGCCCTGTACGGAGCCAACGCCCTGAGTGGCGTCATCCTGTTCAACTCCAAAGACCCCTTCGTCTACGACGGGCTGAGCCTACGCCTGCGCGGCGGGGAGCGGAATCTGCTCGACGGGCAGCTGCGCTACGCCAAAAAGCTGGGCGAGAAGTTTGCCATTAAGCTTAATGCCAGTGCTTTCCAGGCCAACGACTGGATTGCCACCAACCGCGAGGCTACCAGCTTCTCCACCAATGCGGCCGACTCGCCGCTGGGCTACGACGCGGTGAGCAGCTACGGCGAAATCAGCAACGTTTTCTCGCCCTACCAGAACCGCCCCGCTACCGGCACCACGCCCGCCTATAAAGTAAACCCGGAGCTCTACGGCAAGACGGTGTACATGCCCGGCTTTACGGAGCAGGAGCTCATCGGCCCCGACCAGAAAACCAAGTCCTACCGGGTGCAGGGAGCCGTGTCCTACCTGATTAAGGACGATTTGAAGCTCACCCTGGAAGCCAAGCGCGGCGTGGGCACCTCGACGTACCAGAACCAGAGCCGCTTCCGGATCAAGGGCCTGGGCACGAACCAGTACCGGGCCGAGCTCAAGAGCAGCAAGGGCTTTATCCGGGCTTATTCCACCGAGGACTTCACCGGCAGCAGCTACGAGCTGACCCAGCTCAGCGCCCAGATTCAGGGCTCTCCCACCAGCGAAGGCGGCACCACGAAGTACTACCAGCAGTATTTCTACATCTTCAACCAGACCTACACCCAGGCCCGCTCGGCCAACATGAGCGTGGAAGCCGCCCAGGCGGCCGCCAAAGCCGCCGCCGACGCCAGCCAGCTGAAGGCCTCCGACCCGCGCTTCGCCACGCTGCGCGACAAGATTTCCAACGACGACCAGCCCGGCCGCGGTGCCCAGCAGAACTTCAACTCGTTTCTGAACGATATCAGCGCCCAGCGCAGCTTCCACATCTCCGATGCCGGCACCGACCTGATTCTGGGTGGGGCCTACCGCGAGTACCGTCTGGGCTCGGGTGGCAAGCTGTTTTCGGACGCCGAAGGCAGCCGCATCCGCAACTACGAGTACGGCGCCTACACCCAGCTGACCCAGAGCCTGCTGGAGGATCATCTGAAGCTGGCCCTGGCCGCTCGCATCGACTTATTCCAGAACTTCGACCCTTCGTTCTCGCCCCGGGCTTCGGCCGTGTACTCGTTTGGTAAAGACAAGCAGCACAACTTCCGGGCCTCCTACGGCCAGGCTTTCCGCAGCCCGTCCCAGACCGACCAGTACCTGCGCTCCGACGTGAATACGTTTATTCTGCTGGGTAACCTTAACGGCTTCCAGGGCTATAGCTTCACCAACGCTGAAGGCAAGTCGTACACGCCCGGTACCTCGCTGGCCGGCTACGAGCTGACGGTGGATAAGCTGAAGCTGGAGCGCGTAAACACCGTGGAAGTAGGCTACAAAGGCGCCATTATCCCCAACGTGTACGTGGACGCCAGCTACTTCCGCTCGCGCTACAACGACTTTATCGGGGGCACGGCCTTCGTGGGCAACGTGGACGGCACCCGTCCCACCCCAGCCCAGGTCAATGCCGCCATTCCGTCCAACTTCACCGACGCCAGCGCCTCGCCGGCCCGCATCATCTACGCTTCCTACAACAGCCACCAGGAAGTGCGGACCCAGGGTGCCACGGTGGGCCTCACCTACTATGCGCACAAGGCCTTCAACATCGGGGGTAACTACTCGCTCAACGTGCTGGACCGCAGCAACCTGCCCAGCAACTTCCGCACGTACTTCAACACGCCCAAGCACAAGTACAACCTCAACGTGGGCGGTATCGTGCTCAAGAACCTGAGCTACTCGGTGAACTACCGCTGGGCCCAGGGCCACCGCCAGGAGTTGCCCTTCGCTTCGGGTAACGTTCGTGACTACAGCTCCACGGATGCCTACCTGGGCTACACCGTGCCCAAGCTGGCCACAACCCTGCAGGCTGGTGTCTCGAACCTGTTCGATGCCAACAACACCCAGATTATCGGGGGCCCGCAAATTGGCCGCCTGGCCTTCCTGGGCGTGCTGGTCAACGTGAAGTAA
- a CDS encoding Kazal-type serine protease inhibitor family protein — MKKLAVFALLLFAGTACSKETAAPAAPTTTQAGANAKGDDYQCLDVYAPVCANGVTYPNACYAGKAGVTTYTKGACDGSGGDI, encoded by the coding sequence ATGAAAAAATTAGCCGTTTTCGCCCTGCTCCTGTTTGCCGGCACCGCTTGCTCCAAAGAAACTGCCGCCCCGGCAGCCCCCACCACCACGCAGGCCGGCGCCAACGCCAAGGGCGACGACTACCAGTGTCTGGACGTGTACGCCCCAGTCTGCGCCAACGGCGTGACTTACCCCAACGCCTGCTACGCCGGTAAAGCCGGCGTAACGACCTACACCAAAGGCGCCTGCGACGGTAGCGGCGGCGACATTTAA
- the yiaA gene encoding inner membrane protein YiaA, with translation MNPKPSNAFIGASWMALLAGMVAYNVGLWNATMPLNEKGYYFTILLYGLFAAVSLQKTVRDQLEGIPITNIYYGLCWFATLSAVLLLTVGLWNATLTLSEKGFYAMSFMLSLFAAIAVQKNTRDSRLGSAEAPAPTEPPLLPLN, from the coding sequence ATGAATCCCAAACCCTCCAATGCCTTTATCGGCGCCTCCTGGATGGCCTTGCTGGCCGGTATGGTAGCCTACAACGTAGGCCTGTGGAACGCTACGATGCCGCTCAACGAGAAAGGCTACTACTTCACCATCCTGCTCTACGGACTGTTTGCCGCCGTGTCGCTGCAAAAAACCGTGCGTGACCAGCTAGAGGGCATTCCCATCACCAACATCTACTACGGCCTGTGCTGGTTTGCCACCCTCTCGGCCGTGCTCCTGCTCACCGTGGGCTTGTGGAACGCCACGCTCACGCTCAGCGAAAAAGGCTTCTACGCCATGTCCTTTATGCTGAGCCTGTTTGCCGCCATTGCCGTGCAAAAGAACACCCGCGACAGTCGGCTGGGCAGTGCCGAAGCACCGGCCCCCACCGAGCCCCCGCTGCTGCCCCTGAACTAG
- the rluF gene encoding 23S rRNA pseudouridine(2604) synthase RluF, producing the protein MPSSDTTRLNKYISESGVCSRREADRFIEQGTVFVNGKRATIGTQVSSKDKVIVNGNLIEPRAPEDAIYIAFNKPPGITSTTETSVKDNIIRYIKHSERIFPIGRLDKDSQGLILLTSNGDIVNKILRAGNRHEKEYIVMVDKPIRDEFIEGMRNGVPIMGIMTQKCEVQKETNYIFRITLIQGMNRQIRRMCEHFGYEVVQLERIRVMNISIKGLGVGDWRELTDKELAGILEMTAKSSGTKEASLPKKRVGSPATKWSTRPARFSEDFDGDAPKPAKPGRKPAGAASRPGRPATGGAKPVRKLANGKPAFDGDKPFKAAGRPSGPGAKRQPAAKTLNRTPKGNAGSRGSSRTTSRGGKR; encoded by the coding sequence ATGCCCAGTTCCGATACCACCCGCCTCAACAAATACATCAGTGAAAGCGGCGTCTGCTCCCGCCGCGAGGCCGACCGATTCATCGAGCAGGGCACCGTCTTCGTCAACGGCAAGCGCGCCACCATCGGCACCCAGGTCAGCAGCAAGGACAAGGTCATCGTCAACGGCAACCTCATCGAGCCCCGCGCCCCCGAAGACGCCATCTACATTGCCTTCAACAAGCCCCCGGGCATCACCAGCACCACCGAAACCAGCGTCAAGGACAACATCATCCGCTACATCAAGCACAGTGAGCGGATCTTCCCCATCGGCCGCCTCGACAAAGACTCCCAGGGCCTGATCCTGCTGACCTCTAACGGCGACATCGTCAACAAAATCCTGCGCGCCGGCAACCGCCACGAGAAGGAGTACATCGTCATGGTCGATAAGCCCATCCGCGACGAGTTCATCGAGGGCATGCGCAACGGCGTCCCCATCATGGGCATCATGACCCAGAAGTGCGAGGTCCAGAAGGAAACCAACTACATCTTCCGCATCACCCTCATCCAGGGCATGAACCGCCAGATCCGCCGCATGTGCGAGCATTTCGGCTACGAAGTCGTCCAGCTCGAACGCATCCGCGTGATGAACATCAGCATCAAGGGCCTCGGCGTCGGCGACTGGCGCGAGCTCACCGATAAGGAGCTGGCCGGCATCCTGGAAATGACCGCCAAGTCGTCGGGCACCAAGGAAGCCTCCCTGCCCAAGAAGCGCGTCGGCTCCCCCGCCACCAAGTGGAGCACCCGCCCCGCCCGCTTCAGCGAAGACTTCGACGGCGACGCCCCCAAGCCCGCGAAGCCCGGCCGCAAACCCGCCGGAGCCGCCTCCCGCCCCGGCCGCCCCGCCACCGGCGGCGCCAAGCCCGTGCGCAAGCTGGCCAACGGCAAGCCCGCCTTCGACGGCGACAAGCCCTTCAAGGCCGCCGGCCGCCCCAGCGGCCCGGGCGCCAAGCGCCAACCCGCCGCCAAGACCCTGAACCGGACTCCCAAAGGCAACGCCGGCAGCCGCGGCAGCAGCCGCACTACCAGCCGCGGGGGCAAACGCTAG
- a CDS encoding proline iminopeptidase-family hydrolase, with protein sequence MPYPSFRAAALLLAGLAAAACSQQAPQDPAAAPNSGAAPTLASYFQRQAQGVQTGGVQVIPITTPKGKFNIWTKRFGHNPRIKVLLLNGGPGATHEYFECLESFLPQDGIEFIYYDQLGCGLSDNPRDTSMWSLPRYVEEVEQVRQALKLDKDNFYLLGHSWGGILAAEYALKYQQHLKGLIISNMMMSIPAYNKYADEVLAPQLKPAVLAEIRAIEAKKDFQNPRYMQLLEANFYNEHLCRLPQLPEPMTRSLGKSNQSLYVTMQGPSEFGASGKLLNWDRVPDLPQLAVPVLSIGGNHDTMDPEHMRMVAQKVQNGTALICPEGSHMSMYDDQQTYMRGLTKWILGVDQGEKKVAL encoded by the coding sequence ATGCCCTACCCATCCTTTCGCGCGGCCGCCCTGCTCCTGGCCGGCCTCGCCGCCGCGGCCTGTTCCCAACAAGCCCCCCAAGACCCGGCCGCCGCTCCCAATTCCGGCGCGGCCCCTACCCTGGCCTCCTATTTTCAGCGCCAGGCACAAGGCGTGCAAACCGGCGGCGTTCAGGTTATTCCCATCACCACCCCCAAGGGCAAGTTCAACATCTGGACCAAGCGCTTCGGCCACAACCCCCGCATCAAAGTGCTGCTGCTCAACGGCGGGCCCGGCGCCACCCACGAGTACTTTGAGTGCCTGGAAAGCTTCCTGCCCCAGGATGGCATCGAGTTTATCTACTACGACCAGCTCGGCTGCGGCCTCTCCGACAACCCCCGCGACACCAGCATGTGGAGCCTGCCCCGCTACGTGGAGGAAGTCGAGCAGGTGCGCCAGGCCCTGAAGCTTGATAAGGACAACTTCTACCTGCTGGGCCACAGCTGGGGCGGTATCCTGGCCGCCGAGTACGCCCTCAAGTACCAGCAACACCTCAAGGGCCTCATCATTTCCAACATGATGATGAGCATCCCGGCCTACAACAAGTACGCCGACGAAGTCCTGGCGCCCCAGCTCAAGCCCGCCGTGCTGGCCGAAATCCGCGCCATTGAGGCCAAAAAGGACTTCCAGAACCCGCGCTACATGCAGCTGCTGGAAGCCAATTTCTACAACGAGCACCTCTGCCGCCTGCCCCAGCTGCCCGAGCCCATGACCCGCTCCCTGGGCAAATCCAACCAGTCGCTCTACGTCACCATGCAGGGACCCAGCGAGTTTGGCGCCTCCGGCAAGCTCCTGAACTGGGACCGGGTGCCCGACCTGCCCCAGCTTGCGGTGCCCGTGCTCAGCATCGGCGGCAACCACGACACCATGGACCCCGAGCATATGCGCATGGTGGCCCAGAAAGTGCAGAACGGCACCGCCCTGATATGCCCCGAAGGCAGCCACATGAGCATGTACGACGACCAGCAAACCTACATGCGCGGCCTCACCAAGTGGATCCTCGGCGTGGACCAAGGCGAGAAAAAGGTGGCGCTGTAG
- a CDS encoding pseudouridine synthase has product MTDPEELAVTHRHFIVHKPFGYMSQFVCELKKKKLLGLLHDFPAGTMSIGRLDEASEGLLLLTTDGKVSERIRAKSVEKEYYAQVDGLITDEAVRQLQQGVEIGLHGDKYQTLPCRAFRLETAPNLGARGRKIRDDRHGPTSWVSIIVTEGKFRQVRKMTAAVGFPTLRLVRVRIGAIHLGDLPAGQVQEVGGFFTDAPVPTVVPLPSEPAC; this is encoded by the coding sequence ATGACCGACCCCGAAGAACTAGCAGTCACCCACCGCCACTTCATCGTCCACAAACCCTTTGGCTACATGAGCCAGTTTGTGTGCGAGCTGAAAAAGAAGAAGCTGCTGGGCTTGCTCCACGATTTCCCCGCCGGTACTATGTCCATCGGCCGCCTCGACGAAGCCAGTGAGGGCCTGCTGCTGCTTACCACCGACGGCAAAGTCAGTGAGCGAATCCGGGCCAAGTCGGTGGAGAAAGAATACTACGCCCAGGTCGACGGCCTCATTACCGATGAAGCCGTGCGCCAGCTCCAGCAGGGCGTCGAAATCGGGCTGCACGGCGACAAGTACCAGACCCTGCCCTGCCGGGCCTTCCGCCTCGAAACCGCTCCCAACCTCGGCGCCCGGGGCCGCAAAATCCGCGACGACCGGCACGGGCCCACCAGCTGGGTGTCCATTATCGTCACCGAGGGCAAGTTCCGGCAGGTGCGCAAGATGACGGCCGCCGTGGGCTTCCCTACCCTGCGCCTGGTCCGGGTCCGCATCGGCGCCATCCACCTCGGCGACCTACCCGCCGGACAGGTCCAGGAAGTCGGCGGCTTCTTCACCGACGCCCCCGTGCCCACCGTGGTACCCCTCCCGTCCGAACCCGCCTGCTAG
- a CDS encoding serine hydrolase domain-containing protein, whose protein sequence is MKHLLTLALLLCSLVATAQQAELEALLKRENVPGLQLVYTKKGETKQYSLGLRQASTAQPMDATTTMQAASLGKVVLAYTALRLHDQGRFDLDKPLLTYAPYPRLQAEPRAGRITARMVLGHTSGLPLWAEYPLADSWKTSKLTLKFAPDSCWSYSGEGYVWLQRTLEHITGKTLDQLAQQEVFGPLKMKHSSFTWQARFDQNAAFGHDEAGKPTEVKRFAEPNGGFSLLTTAANYSRFARALLRGQGLKPATARLLTTAANPATRCTTPPTATAANISWAWGLGLASTSHGPAQWHWGNNGDFRGFFMTFPQTQETLVFFTNSANGLKLVDDVLSLFVGPGQYQAMQWLAEEK, encoded by the coding sequence ATGAAACACCTCCTGACGCTGGCCCTGTTGCTCTGCTCTCTCGTTGCCACGGCCCAGCAAGCCGAGCTGGAAGCCCTACTCAAGCGCGAAAACGTGCCCGGCCTGCAGCTGGTCTACACCAAAAAGGGCGAAACCAAGCAGTACAGCCTGGGGCTGCGCCAGGCCAGCACCGCCCAGCCGATGGATGCCACCACCACTATGCAGGCCGCTTCCCTGGGCAAAGTGGTGCTGGCCTACACCGCCCTGCGCCTGCACGACCAGGGCCGCTTCGACCTGGATAAGCCCCTGCTGACCTATGCCCCCTACCCCCGCCTGCAAGCCGAGCCCCGGGCCGGCCGCATCACCGCCCGCATGGTGCTGGGCCACACCAGCGGCCTGCCTCTCTGGGCCGAATATCCCCTGGCTGACTCCTGGAAAACCTCCAAGCTGACTTTGAAATTTGCGCCCGACAGCTGCTGGAGCTACTCCGGCGAGGGCTACGTCTGGCTGCAGCGCACCCTGGAGCATATCACCGGTAAAACCCTCGACCAGCTGGCCCAGCAGGAAGTATTCGGGCCGCTGAAAATGAAGCACAGCTCCTTCACCTGGCAAGCCCGCTTCGACCAAAACGCCGCCTTCGGCCACGACGAGGCCGGCAAGCCCACCGAAGTCAAGCGCTTCGCGGAGCCCAACGGTGGCTTCAGCCTGCTCACCACCGCCGCCAACTACAGCCGCTTCGCCCGAGCCCTGCTGCGCGGACAGGGCCTCAAGCCGGCCACGGCCCGGCTGCTGACCACCGCTGCCAACCCCGCCACCCGGTGCACCACGCCCCCCACGGCCACCGCCGCCAACATCAGCTGGGCCTGGGGCCTGGGCCTGGCTTCCACCAGCCACGGCCCCGCCCAGTGGCACTGGGGCAACAACGGCGACTTCCGCGGCTTCTTCATGACCTTTCCCCAAACCCAGGAAACCCTGGTCTTCTTCACCAACAGCGCCAACGGCCTCAAGCTGGTCGACGACGTGCTCAGCCTCTTCGTGGGCCCGGGTCAGTACCAGGCCATGCAGTGGCTGGCCGAGGAAAAGTAA
- a CDS encoding DUF998 domain-containing protein: MLFLLLTALTAYLVLGIGYFGFRRPGYSHLRHTISELGEDGAPNRRAVSWGLFFQVGAGLLLGALLAHTPALRGLLLCLGIGYVVAAVFPCDVGSPSSGSAKQAVHNLGGAVEYIGGIFFLHQAQGALLLQNVVPANTQLGLLIGCLLALSLPGFPGRGLVQRVAEVLLFGQALWLSIP; this comes from the coding sequence ATGCTCTTCCTCCTTCTAACGGCACTAACCGCGTACCTGGTGCTGGGCATCGGGTACTTCGGCTTCCGGCGGCCCGGCTATTCCCATCTGCGCCACACCATCAGTGAGCTGGGCGAAGATGGCGCCCCAAACCGCCGGGCCGTAAGCTGGGGACTGTTTTTCCAGGTGGGCGCAGGCCTGCTGCTGGGCGCCTTACTGGCCCATACTCCCGCGTTGCGCGGCTTGCTGCTATGCCTGGGCATCGGGTACGTGGTGGCGGCTGTGTTTCCCTGCGACGTGGGCTCACCCTCCAGCGGCTCAGCCAAGCAGGCGGTGCACAATCTGGGCGGGGCAGTGGAATATATTGGCGGTATTTTCTTCCTGCATCAGGCCCAAGGCGCGCTGCTGTTGCAGAACGTGGTGCCGGCCAACACGCAGCTCGGCTTGCTTATCGGCTGCCTGCTGGCTCTTTCGCTGCCGGGCTTCCCCGGGCGCGGCCTGGTGCAGCGTGTGGCCGAAGTGCTGCTGTTTGGCCAGGCGCTTTGGCTCAGCATCCCCTAA
- a CDS encoding YebC/PmpR family DNA-binding transcriptional regulator, with the protein MGRAFEFRKGRKMKRWDKMSKDFTRIGREIVMAVKESGPNPDTNSRLRTAMQNAKGVNMPKDRVEAAIKRASSKEEKDYQEVVYEGYAPHGVAVVIETATDNPTRTVANVRMYFNRGNGALGTAGSSDYTFTRKGVFRLAAEGLDLDELELELIDAGAEDVYADQEEDEHGTVKDFIVVETAFTDFGQMQKALEEKGLNVVSANLQRIPNTTVTLEGEQLEEVMNLIEKFEEDDDVQAVYHTLG; encoded by the coding sequence ATGGGAAGAGCATTTGAATTCCGCAAAGGCCGGAAGATGAAGCGCTGGGACAAGATGTCCAAGGACTTTACCCGCATCGGCCGGGAAATCGTAATGGCCGTGAAGGAAAGTGGTCCTAACCCGGATACCAACTCCCGCCTGCGCACGGCCATGCAGAACGCCAAGGGCGTGAACATGCCCAAGGACCGCGTGGAAGCCGCCATCAAGCGGGCCAGCAGCAAGGAGGAAAAAGACTACCAGGAAGTGGTGTACGAGGGCTACGCGCCCCACGGCGTGGCCGTGGTCATCGAAACCGCTACCGACAACCCCACCCGCACCGTGGCCAACGTGCGCATGTACTTCAACCGCGGCAACGGCGCCCTGGGCACGGCCGGCTCCTCCGACTACACCTTCACCCGCAAGGGCGTGTTCCGCCTCGCCGCCGAGGGCCTCGACCTCGACGAGCTGGAATTGGAGCTCATCGACGCCGGCGCCGAAGACGTGTACGCCGACCAGGAAGAAGACGAGCACGGCACGGTGAAGGACTTCATCGTGGTGGAAACTGCCTTTACCGACTTCGGCCAGATGCAGAAAGCCCTGGAAGAAAAGGGCCTGAACGTGGTATCGGCCAACCTGCAGCGCATCCCCAACACGACCGTGACCCTGGAAGGCGAGCAGCTGGAAGAGGTGATGAACCTGATTGAGAAGTTCGAAGAGGACGACGACGTGCAGGCCGTGTACCATACGCTGGGCTAA
- a CDS encoding copper resistance protein NlpE N-terminal domain-containing protein, translating into MFTRFLVLGTTALLLLSGPAAQAQQPTPTPAAAKAPVLGASFFTSYTYLSYAIVDQETSAKPMEAKGVGGTLTLHPDGTYQKRLQLSGNGGVMNFSQDGRFTFSGDQITFSYTDSKGQPRVDQGSFKFQPKARTLTLMLIGYPTGNKGIYTLRAD; encoded by the coding sequence ATGTTTACTCGTTTTCTGGTGCTCGGCACCACTGCCCTGCTCTTGCTCAGCGGCCCCGCGGCCCAGGCCCAGCAGCCCACGCCCACTCCGGCCGCGGCCAAGGCTCCCGTGCTCGGCGCCTCGTTTTTCACGTCCTACACCTACCTCTCCTACGCCATTGTGGACCAGGAAACCAGCGCCAAGCCCATGGAAGCCAAGGGCGTGGGCGGCACGCTGACCCTGCACCCCGACGGCACCTACCAGAAGCGCCTGCAGCTCTCGGGCAACGGCGGAGTGATGAACTTCAGCCAGGACGGCCGCTTCACCTTCTCCGGCGACCAAATCACCTTCAGCTACACCGACTCCAAGGGCCAGCCCCGCGTGGACCAGGGCTCGTTCAAGTTTCAGCCCAAAGCCCGCACCCTGACGCTGATGCTCATCGGCTACCCCACCGGCAACAAGGGCATCTACACCCTGCGGGCGGATTAG
- a CDS encoding arginase family protein — protein sequence MPPFLRELIRPAAELPEADVCLVGLPLDFGTVLEGGRAGAVHAPDAMRRELRRYHKTYNLEHDVDLSGLRIADAGNLSLQDPDHARNHATIRQRLSELLTQYPRVVVLGGSHDGTYSTVRGLFDATGGQPVGGINLDAHADVKDKPEIISSGTPFGKLLRENVLAGTRFTELGLHSNLNTKEDIDFLHQQQATIVPLAHVQQDGLPLFMERALHRATAQGPAFVSFDIDGCAEAFAPAVSAPSADGFTPRQAVEAAFLAGRHPAVRLFEVVELNPIFDRDNQTARLAATIITAFLTGVAKQ from the coding sequence ATGCCCCCGTTTCTGCGCGAACTAATCCGCCCCGCCGCCGAGCTACCCGAAGCCGATGTCTGCCTGGTCGGCCTGCCCCTCGACTTTGGCACCGTGCTGGAAGGCGGCCGGGCCGGGGCCGTCCACGCCCCTGACGCCATGCGGCGGGAGCTGCGCCGCTACCACAAAACCTACAACCTGGAGCACGACGTGGACCTTTCGGGCCTGCGCATCGCCGACGCCGGCAACCTGAGCCTGCAGGACCCCGACCACGCCCGCAACCACGCCACCATTCGGCAGCGCCTAAGTGAGCTGCTTACTCAGTACCCGCGCGTGGTGGTGCTGGGCGGCTCCCACGACGGCACCTACAGCACCGTGCGCGGCCTGTTTGACGCCACTGGCGGCCAGCCCGTGGGCGGCATCAACCTCGACGCCCACGCCGACGTGAAAGACAAGCCCGAGATTATCAGCAGTGGGACACCGTTTGGCAAGCTGCTGCGGGAAAACGTGTTGGCCGGAACGCGCTTCACCGAGCTCGGACTGCACTCCAACCTTAATACGAAAGAGGATATCGACTTTCTGCACCAGCAGCAGGCCACCATCGTGCCCCTGGCCCACGTGCAGCAGGATGGGTTGCCGCTGTTTATGGAACGGGCCCTGCACCGGGCCACCGCCCAGGGCCCGGCCTTCGTCAGCTTCGACATCGACGGGTGCGCCGAAGCCTTTGCCCCGGCCGTGTCGGCACCCAGCGCCGATGGGTTTACGCCCCGGCAGGCCGTGGAAGCCGCGTTTCTGGCCGGCCGCCACCCGGCGGTGCGCTTGTTTGAAGTAGTGGAGCTGAACCCGATTTTCGACCGGGACAACCAGACGGCCCGCCTGGCCGCTACCATCATCACCGCGTTTTTGACCGGCGTGGCGAAGCAGTAG